The proteins below come from a single Hemitrygon akajei chromosome 2, sHemAka1.3, whole genome shotgun sequence genomic window:
- the LOC140737370 gene encoding large ribosomal subunit protein eL42-like: protein MVNVPKTRRTYCKKCRKHQPHKVTQYKKGKDSLYAQGKRHYDRKQSGYGGQTKPIFRKKSKTTKKIVLRLECVDPGCRSKRMLAIKRCKHFELGGDKKRKGQVIQF, encoded by the coding sequence ATGGTTAACGTGCCTAAGACCCGCAGGACATACTGCAAGAAATGTCGTAAGCACCAGCCCCATAAGGTGACCCAGTACAAGAAGGGAAAGGATTCCTTATATGCACAGGGTAAGAGGCATTATGACAGAAAGCAGAGTGGTTATGGTGGACAGACAAAACCTATTTTTCGTAAAAAGTCCAAGACCACAAAGAAGATTGTGCTGAGACTGGAGTGTGTGGACCCCGGCTGTCGCTCCAAGAGAATGCTGGCCATCAAGAGATGCAAGCACTTTGAGCTTGGAGGAGACAAGAAGAGAAAGGGCCAAGTCATCCAGTTCTAA